In Bdellovibrionota bacterium, one genomic interval encodes:
- the rodA gene encoding rod shape-determining protein RodA has translation MELQVEERTFLKKIDFNLVFVIIALNIIGLINLYSATHDPETVGVHRLFTMQVFWILFGWGLFLVMTVLDYKILTKLAYGLYVINLLFLVVVELFGNVALGAQRWIDFGFFKYQPSETMKLMLVILLAKILAERNTSLGLGMRKLALPIVLTAVPFMLTVIQPDLGTSMMLASVSVSMLLFVGIKKRILISAIIGFILILPLAYNFGLKEYQKNRVLTFIDPTRDPRGAGYNSIQSKIAVGSGKFLGKGFRKGTQSQLDFLPERHTDFIYSVLSEEHGFIGSFTVLTLFIILILIGIKIATQARDKFGALLVIGCLSLLFWHMFVNIGMVIGILPIVGIPLPILSYGGSGMITAFLCLGIISSVAMRRYIF, from the coding sequence ATGGAACTTCAAGTTGAAGAACGGACATTCCTAAAGAAGATAGATTTCAATCTCGTATTCGTGATCATTGCACTGAATATTATCGGGTTGATCAATCTTTATAGCGCCACTCACGATCCTGAAACTGTTGGCGTACATAGACTGTTTACAATGCAAGTTTTTTGGATTTTATTTGGTTGGGGACTTTTTCTAGTTATGACGGTATTGGATTACAAAATTCTCACGAAGCTTGCTTATGGACTTTACGTTATAAATCTTCTGTTCCTGGTCGTCGTGGAACTTTTTGGTAACGTGGCTTTAGGAGCTCAACGTTGGATTGATTTTGGATTCTTTAAATACCAGCCTTCTGAAACCATGAAGCTTATGCTTGTGATTCTGCTTGCAAAAATTCTTGCTGAGAGAAATACATCTTTGGGTCTTGGAATGAGAAAGCTTGCACTGCCAATTGTTTTAACAGCAGTGCCCTTTATGCTAACGGTAATTCAACCCGATCTTGGAACCTCGATGATGCTAGCATCTGTAAGCGTTTCTATGCTTTTGTTTGTGGGTATCAAGAAGAGAATTTTAATTTCGGCGATCATTGGATTCATTCTCATTTTACCATTGGCTTATAATTTTGGCCTCAAAGAATACCAAAAAAATCGCGTATTGACATTTATAGATCCCACTCGTGATCCAAGGGGTGCTGGTTACAACAGCATTCAGTCCAAAATTGCTGTCGGTAGCGGAAAATTCTTAGGAAAGGGTTTTCGAAAAGGAACACAGTCTCAACTCGATTTCTTACCAGAGCGTCACACGGACTTTATTTATAGTGTTCTTTCTGAAGAACATGGATTTATCGGAAGCTTTACAGTCCTTACTCTTTTTATCATTCTCATTCTGATCGGAATTAAAATCGCAACCCAAGCCAGGGATAAATTTGGAGCGTTATTAGTTATAGGGTGTCTCTCCCTCTTATTCTGGCATATGTTTGTGAATATCGGGATGGTGATTGGAATACTGCCTATTGTGGGTATTCCCCTTCCAATTCTATCCTATGGTGGATCTGGGATGATAACTGCATTTTTATGTTTAGGAATTATCTCTAGCGTAGCCATGAGAAGATACATCTTCTAA